A window of Planctomycetaceae bacterium contains these coding sequences:
- a CDS encoding 4Fe-4S binding protein, with protein sequence MTHVVAEPCFNCKYTDCIVVCPVDCFYEGEAMLFIDPDECLDCEACVPECPVEAIFFEDHLPDRWQEYKQLNAEMAPKCPRIVQKKSPLCGG encoded by the coding sequence ATGACTCACGTTGTGGCTGAACCCTGTTTTAACTGCAAGTATACGGACTGCATTGTCGTTTGCCCCGTCGACTGCTTCTACGAAGGAGAGGCCATGCTGTTTATCGATCCCGATGAATGCCTCGACTGTGAAGCCTGTGTTCCTGAGTGCCCGGTCGAAGCCATTTTCTTTGAAGATCATCTTCCCGATAGATGGCAGGAATACAAACAATTGAATGCAGAAATGGCTCCCAAATGCCCCCGGATTGTGCAGAAGAAGTCTCCGCTTTGTGGCGGATGA